One stretch of Streptomyces agglomeratus DNA includes these proteins:
- a CDS encoding ATP-binding protein, producing the protein MDPMNRGPEEHGHDNDRPAESGTGDGPRRPPRDALPPALAQSAESGRNSPGPTGPAGPGSPSGPGKSGGQSSSAPARTVRVVAGDFLLTVNPVDGSEIEVCPPAGRPERPVRHSADDRAELMRAATPPVPPGPPAPELPLLERQEERERLARLLARGRSVRLTGPSGSGRTALLDAVAADCADLAPDGVVRLCGAHRTPDELLHDLFAAVYSAPLHRPDRAGLLGLVHEIGAVVVVDDLEFGGAALDELLEATPECAFLLAATPGVPAPSPESHVEEVFLAGLGRGASLELLERAVDRPLTDDEANWAGDLWFESEGLPLRFTQAGALLRQRDRLRADPHAFEAHGYFHEQPIDAPFDAEDGPDVAMPSLAEGAMPAPLLASRLSESARATLRFALALGGEVPHQAHLPALVGDTHADAALGELMSCGLLSPVGARFRLAAGVAVQLEAAGFADDAPEQAHTAAQHYAWWAGHPSVTPERAAAEADAILAAMGALVPGTEAGHASAAVLLARTAAPAFAAGLCWGAWERALRTGLEAARIAGEVAEEAYFHHELGVLALCTGNLDRARAELEASVAMRGAVADKSGTVAGRRALALVADRAAAGAGAGALVLGGRTPAGEEVPAARYEESASPPGGVPAAVVPLSLPGRPERPGDDSTLVTHRSPEAGGGRLAVLSGARRNMVAAGAGALLVAVLGTVVTLGATSDNEEPRNRVTSEQSANEDDTGDGLVADEPTQGSTKRPVDPDRPSGPGTSGQPRPGSGGGGGAAGEEPSKSGRPTDDDASSPGSRPPASDDPTTGGPTTGGPTTSGGTTGGPTTGGPTTGGPTTGGPTTGGPTTSGGTTDGGTTDGGTTDGGTMDGGTTDGGTTDGGTTDGGSTDGGATGGTTSGAEGGTTEGSTADGGTTTSGSGPSDSAPAASSASGTTSSA; encoded by the coding sequence ATGGACCCGATGAACCGAGGACCGGAAGAGCACGGTCACGACAACGACCGGCCCGCCGAGAGCGGCACCGGTGACGGACCGCGCCGGCCACCGCGGGACGCCCTGCCGCCGGCCCTCGCACAGAGCGCTGAGAGCGGCCGGAACAGTCCCGGCCCCACGGGCCCCGCCGGTCCGGGCAGCCCCAGCGGTCCCGGCAAGAGCGGTGGGCAGAGCTCGTCCGCCCCCGCCCGCACCGTGCGGGTCGTCGCGGGCGACTTCCTGCTCACCGTCAACCCCGTCGACGGCAGCGAGATCGAGGTCTGCCCGCCCGCCGGGCGCCCCGAGCGGCCGGTCAGGCACAGCGCCGACGACCGCGCCGAGCTGATGCGCGCGGCGACGCCGCCCGTACCGCCCGGCCCCCCTGCCCCCGAGCTGCCGCTCCTGGAGCGTCAGGAGGAGCGCGAGAGGCTCGCACGGCTGCTCGCACGCGGCCGCTCGGTCCGGCTGACCGGGCCGTCGGGCTCCGGGCGTACGGCACTGCTCGACGCCGTCGCGGCGGACTGCGCGGACCTCGCGCCCGACGGAGTCGTACGGCTCTGCGGAGCCCACCGCACCCCCGACGAGCTGCTCCACGACCTCTTCGCCGCCGTCTACAGCGCGCCCCTGCACCGCCCGGACCGGGCCGGGCTGCTCGGCCTCGTCCACGAGATCGGCGCCGTCGTCGTCGTCGACGACCTGGAGTTCGGCGGGGCGGCCCTGGACGAGCTGCTGGAGGCCACGCCCGAGTGCGCCTTCCTGCTCGCCGCGACGCCCGGCGTGCCCGCCCCCTCGCCCGAGTCGCACGTCGAGGAGGTGTTCCTCGCCGGCCTCGGCCGCGGCGCGAGCCTGGAGCTCCTGGAACGGGCCGTGGACCGGCCGCTCACGGACGACGAGGCCAACTGGGCGGGCGACCTGTGGTTCGAGTCCGAAGGGCTCCCGCTGCGCTTCACCCAGGCCGGTGCGCTGCTGCGCCAGCGCGACCGGCTGCGCGCCGATCCGCACGCCTTCGAGGCGCACGGTTACTTCCACGAGCAGCCGATCGACGCGCCCTTCGACGCCGAGGACGGCCCGGACGTAGCTATGCCGTCGCTCGCCGAGGGCGCGATGCCGGCGCCGCTGCTCGCGTCCCGGCTGAGCGAGTCCGCCCGCGCCACCCTGCGCTTCGCCCTCGCCCTCGGCGGCGAGGTGCCGCACCAGGCGCACCTGCCGGCCCTCGTGGGGGACACCCACGCGGACGCCGCGCTCGGTGAGCTGATGAGCTGCGGGCTGCTCTCGCCGGTGGGGGCGCGCTTCCGGCTGGCGGCCGGTGTGGCCGTACAGCTGGAGGCGGCCGGGTTCGCGGACGACGCCCCGGAGCAGGCGCACACCGCCGCCCAGCACTACGCCTGGTGGGCCGGGCACCCCTCGGTCACCCCCGAGCGGGCAGCGGCGGAGGCCGACGCGATTCTCGCGGCGATGGGCGCCCTGGTGCCGGGTACCGAGGCGGGCCACGCGAGTGCGGCGGTCCTGCTGGCCCGTACGGCGGCGCCCGCGTTCGCCGCCGGGCTGTGCTGGGGCGCCTGGGAGCGGGCGCTGCGCACCGGTCTGGAAGCCGCGCGCATCGCCGGAGAGGTGGCCGAGGAGGCCTACTTCCACCACGAGTTGGGCGTACTGGCGCTCTGTACGGGCAATCTGGACCGCGCCAGGGCCGAGCTGGAGGCGTCCGTCGCGATGCGTGGCGCCGTGGCGGACAAGAGCGGCACCGTCGCCGGCCGCAGGGCGCTGGCGCTGGTAGCCGACCGTGCCGCCGCGGGAGCGGGTGCGGGGGCTCTGGTCCTCGGCGGACGTACGCCCGCGGGCGAGGAGGTACCGGCCGCGCGGTACGAGGAGTCGGCGTCGCCGCCCGGTGGCGTACCGGCGGCCGTCGTGCCCCTGTCGCTGCCCGGCCGCCCCGAACGGCCCGGCGACGACAGCACGTTGGTCACGCACCGCTCGCCGGAGGCCGGCGGCGGCCGTCTCGCCGTGCTCAGCGGCGCCCGGCGCAACATGGTCGCGGCGGGCGCGGGCGCGCTGCTCGTCGCGGTACTCGGCACGGTGGTGACGCTCGGCGCGACGTCGGACAACGAGGAACCGCGGAACAGGGTCACGTCCGAGCAGTCGGCCAACGAGGACGACACCGGGGACGGGCTCGTCGCCGACGAGCCGACGCAGGGCTCGACCAAGCGCCCGGTCGACCCGGACCGTCCGTCCGGTCCCGGCACCTCGGGACAGCCGCGGCCGGGCAGCGGCGGGGGCGGCGGGGCCGCCGGCGAAGAACCCTCGAAGAGCGGCAGGCCGACGGACGACGACGCGTCGTCGCCGGGCAGCAGGCCGCCCGCCTCGGACGACCCGACGACGGGGGGCCCGACCACGGGCGGTCCCACCACGAGCGGCGGCACGACCGGTGGTCCGACCACTGGCGGCCCGACGACCGGTGGTCCCACCACGGGTGGCCCGACGACCGGCGGTCCCACCACGAGCGGCGGCACGACCGACGGCGGCACGACGGACGGTGGCACGACCGACGGCGGAACCATGGACGGCGGCACCACCGACGGTGGGACGACGGACGGTGGGACGACGGACGGCGGCTCCACGGACGGCGGCGCGACCGGCGGTACGACGAGTGGCGCCGAGGGCGGGACCACCGAGGGCAGCACGGCGGACGGCGGCACCACCACGAGCGGCAGCGGCCCGAGCGACAGCGCCCCGGCCGCGTCCAGTGCCTCCGGAACCACCAGCTCGGCGTAG
- a CDS encoding ABC transporter permease, translated as MSVLLSDTALLFGRYARQTLRSKFQMLFGALMPLLYLVFFGPLLTNLPLGSQGDSWQVLVPGLLLQLGLFGALFAGFSVIIEQQHGVLERMRATPVSRLALLLGRVLRDAALFVFQAVLVVLAATALGLRAPLGGILTGFAFVGVLTIALASLSYALALKVSRPQDFGPLINGVSMPSMLLSGLMLPMALAPGWLDVLSHFMPFRYLVDAMRAGYVGDYTGTAMLYGVLMSAALVVAAVTVGTRVFRKAGA; from the coding sequence ATGAGCGTTCTTCTTTCCGACACCGCGCTCCTCTTCGGGCGCTACGCCCGCCAGACGCTGCGCTCGAAGTTCCAGATGCTCTTCGGCGCCCTGATGCCGCTGCTCTACCTCGTCTTCTTCGGGCCCTTGCTGACCAATCTTCCACTCGGCTCGCAGGGCGATTCGTGGCAGGTCCTCGTTCCGGGCCTGCTCCTCCAACTCGGTTTGTTCGGCGCCCTGTTCGCCGGTTTCTCGGTCATCATCGAGCAGCAGCACGGCGTACTGGAGCGGATGCGGGCCACCCCCGTCAGCCGGCTCGCGCTGCTCCTGGGGCGCGTACTGCGGGACGCCGCGCTCTTCGTGTTCCAGGCGGTGCTGGTGGTGCTGGCCGCGACCGCGCTCGGGCTGCGCGCTCCGCTGGGCGGCATCCTGACCGGCTTCGCGTTCGTGGGCGTACTGACGATCGCGCTCGCCTCGCTGTCGTACGCCCTCGCGCTCAAGGTGTCCCGGCCGCAGGACTTCGGGCCGCTGATCAACGGGGTGAGCATGCCTTCGATGCTGCTCTCGGGCCTGATGCTGCCGATGGCGCTGGCGCCGGGATGGCTGGACGTGCTGTCGCACTTCATGCCGTTCCGGTATCTGGTGGACGCGATGCGGGCCGGGTACGTGGGGGACTACACCGGTACGGCGATGCTCTACGGCGTCCTGATGTCCGCCGCGCTGGTGGTGGCCGCCGTGACGGTGGGCACACGGGTCTTCCGGAAGGCCGGAGCGTAA
- a CDS encoding ABC transporter ATP-binding protein — protein MAIISTAGLTRTFSAKAGPVEAVRGIDLTVEPGEILGFLGPNGAGKTTTLRMLTTLLAPTGGAATVAGHDLLLDPGGVRRKIGYVAQSGGLDPQVSVREELVTQGRLHRLSRAEATARAGELARDLGLTELMDHKCAALSGGQRRRLDIAMGLTHRPEVLFLDEPTTGLDPGSRAALWQLVRRLRDEYGTTVFLTTHYLDEADALSDRLVVVDKGLVAAEGTPSALKLRYGGSIDATLQDTFLAVTGRVPAPVDPTPLAVQEIRP, from the coding sequence ATGGCAATCATCAGTACGGCCGGACTCACCCGGACCTTCTCGGCCAAGGCGGGTCCCGTCGAAGCCGTCCGCGGCATCGACCTGACCGTCGAACCCGGCGAGATCCTCGGCTTCCTCGGCCCCAACGGCGCAGGCAAGACGACCACCCTGCGGATGCTCACCACGCTCCTCGCACCGACCGGCGGCGCGGCCACCGTCGCCGGTCATGACCTCCTCCTGGACCCCGGGGGCGTACGGCGGAAGATCGGTTACGTCGCCCAGTCCGGCGGCCTGGACCCACAGGTGTCCGTACGGGAGGAACTGGTCACCCAGGGCCGCCTCCACCGGCTCTCCAGGGCCGAGGCGACCGCCCGCGCCGGGGAACTGGCGCGGGATCTCGGTCTCACCGAGCTGATGGACCACAAGTGCGCGGCGCTGTCGGGCGGTCAGCGGCGGCGGCTCGACATCGCCATGGGCCTCACCCACCGGCCCGAGGTGCTCTTCCTCGACGAGCCCACCACCGGGCTGGACCCGGGCAGCCGGGCAGCGCTCTGGCAGCTGGTGCGCCGGCTGCGCGACGAGTACGGCACCACGGTGTTCCTCACCACCCACTACCTCGACGAGGCCGACGCGCTCTCCGACCGACTGGTCGTCGTCGACAAGGGCCTGGTCGCGGCCGAGGGAACGCCGAGCGCCCTCAAGCTCCGGTACGGCGGCTCCATCGACGCCACCCTCCAGGACACCTTCCTCGCCGTCACCGGACGCGTCCCCGCGCCCGTGGACCCCACTCCCCTCGCCGTTCAGGAGATCCGGCCATGA
- a CDS encoding TetR/AcrR family transcriptional regulator, translated as MAEGLRERKKRQTRQHISDVATGLFLERGFDAVTVAEIAEAADVSVNTVYNYFPAKEDLFFDRSKGIVDRLPRYVRGRDKGESAAAAVLRELHREVEEVAPSIGLIDGYAGFMRVVLEAQALRSRLWAIQQEVVESLERTLREETGAVDGDPLPALMAGQLAWLQSTLMGWIGGEMVKGRKAVEVSREALVLLDGMEELLSEKALNYAVRAAE; from the coding sequence ATGGCCGAGGGACTGAGAGAGCGCAAGAAGCGGCAGACCAGGCAGCACATCTCCGATGTGGCCACGGGTCTCTTCCTGGAGCGGGGCTTCGACGCGGTGACGGTGGCCGAGATCGCCGAGGCGGCGGACGTCTCCGTCAATACCGTCTACAACTACTTCCCGGCGAAGGAAGATCTCTTCTTCGACCGCAGCAAGGGCATCGTCGACCGGCTGCCGCGCTATGTGCGCGGCCGTGACAAGGGCGAGTCGGCGGCCGCCGCCGTCCTGCGCGAACTGCACCGCGAGGTCGAAGAGGTCGCCCCGTCCATCGGCCTGATCGACGGTTACGCCGGCTTCATGCGCGTCGTACTGGAGGCGCAGGCCCTGCGCTCCCGGCTCTGGGCCATCCAGCAGGAGGTCGTCGAGAGCCTGGAGCGGACCCTGCGCGAGGAGACGGGCGCGGTCGACGGCGATCCGCTGCCGGCCCTGATGGCCGGGCAGCTCGCCTGGCTCCAGTCCACCCTCATGGGGTGGATCGGTGGCGAGATGGTCAAGGGCCGCAAGGCCGTGGAGGTCTCCCGTGAAGCTCTCGTCCTGCTCGACGGGATGGAGGAACTGCTGAGCGAGAAGGCGCTCAACTACGCGGTACGGGCCGCCGAATGA
- a CDS encoding STAS domain-containing protein, with product MHIRGDHVELVVGGRLDVRSAADARTVLHSAVDDGVGDLVLDLTELDSWDATGLGVIMGAHRRAGRAGRRLVLRGVPAQMQRLLVATRLHRILAIEGGLAAESLPRV from the coding sequence ATGCACATCAGGGGCGACCACGTCGAGCTGGTCGTCGGGGGCCGCCTCGACGTCCGCAGCGCGGCGGACGCCCGTACGGTTCTGCACTCGGCCGTCGACGACGGTGTCGGCGATCTGGTGCTGGACCTGACCGAGCTGGATTCCTGGGACGCCACCGGGCTTGGCGTGATCATGGGCGCCCACCGGCGGGCCGGGCGGGCCGGCCGGCGGCTCGTGCTGCGCGGCGTACCGGCCCAGATGCAGCGCCTGCTGGTGGCGACCAGACTGCACCGCATTCTCGCCATCGAGGGCGGCCTCGCCGCCGAGTCGCTGCCGCGCGTCTGA
- a CDS encoding SCO5389 family protein — MSLDVSPALLEQAERGDVDEAAFVDCVRTSLPYAWEMISSLVAQLKVDGGEFADNQTPPPDEQARGQLLRALASDAIRGALQRHFGVRLAFQNCHRVAVFPMDSSSDERLGRFTSIRGQLLNQSPELRDC, encoded by the coding sequence ATGTCGCTCGACGTCTCACCGGCACTGTTGGAACAGGCCGAGCGAGGCGATGTCGACGAAGCCGCCTTCGTCGACTGCGTCCGGACCTCCCTGCCTTACGCATGGGAGATGATCAGCTCTCTGGTGGCACAGCTGAAGGTCGATGGTGGCGAGTTCGCCGACAACCAGACGCCTCCGCCGGACGAGCAGGCACGTGGTCAGCTCCTGCGTGCACTCGCGAGTGATGCGATTCGCGGTGCGCTGCAGCGGCACTTCGGCGTACGTCTTGCATTCCAGAACTGCCACCGCGTAGCGGTGTTCCCGATGGACTCGTCCTCCGACGAGCGGCTCGGCCGCTTCACCTCGATCAGGGGGCAGCTGCTCAACCAGTCGCCGGAACTTCGGGACTGCTGA
- a CDS encoding 3-hydroxyacyl-CoA dehydrogenase family protein gives MARKLAVIGAGLMGSGIAQVSAQAGWDVVLRDVTDAALTRGRDGIKGSYDKFVSKGKLDAADAEAALGRITTTTDLDAVADADIVVEAVFEKLEVKHEIFRALDKIVREDAVLASNTSAIPITKIAAVTERPERVVGAHFFSPVPMMQLCELVRGYKTSDETLATTREFAESVGKTCIVVNRDVAGFVTTRLISALVVEAAKLYESGVASAEDIDIACKLGFGHAMGPLATADLTGVDILLHATSNIYTESQDEKFAPPELMRRMVDAGDIGRKSGQGFYKH, from the coding sequence GTGGCCAGGAAGCTCGCCGTCATCGGAGCCGGACTCATGGGGTCCGGAATCGCGCAGGTCTCGGCGCAGGCGGGCTGGGACGTCGTGCTGCGCGATGTCACCGACGCGGCGCTGACCCGCGGCCGTGACGGCATCAAGGGCTCGTACGACAAGTTCGTGTCCAAGGGCAAGCTGGACGCCGCGGACGCCGAGGCGGCGCTGGGCCGCATCACCACGACCACCGACCTCGACGCGGTCGCCGACGCCGACATCGTCGTCGAGGCCGTCTTCGAGAAGCTCGAGGTCAAGCACGAGATCTTCCGCGCGCTCGACAAGATCGTGCGCGAGGACGCGGTGCTCGCGTCCAACACCTCCGCCATCCCGATCACCAAGATCGCGGCCGTGACGGAGCGTCCGGAGCGGGTCGTGGGCGCGCACTTCTTCTCGCCCGTGCCGATGATGCAGCTCTGCGAGCTCGTACGGGGCTACAAGACCAGTGACGAAACGCTCGCGACGACGCGGGAGTTCGCCGAGTCCGTCGGCAAGACCTGCATCGTCGTCAACCGCGACGTGGCAGGCTTCGTCACCACGCGCCTCATCTCGGCCCTCGTGGTCGAGGCCGCGAAGCTGTACGAGTCGGGCGTGGCCTCGGCCGAGGACATCGACATCGCCTGCAAGCTGGGCTTCGGGCACGCCATGGGCCCGCTCGCGACGGCGGACCTGACCGGCGTCGACATCCTGCTGCACGCGACCAGCAACATCTACACGGAGTCGCAGGACGAGAAGTTCGCTCCGCCGGAGCTGATGCGCCGGATGGTTGATGCCGGTGACATCGGCCGCAAGAGCGGGCAGGGCTTCTACAAGCACTGA
- a CDS encoding cob(I)yrinic acid a,c-diamide adenosyltransferase translates to MVNLTRIYTRTGDKGTTALGDMSRTAKTDLRISAYADANEANAAIGTAIALGQLDEAVVKVLVRVQNDLFDVGADLSTPVVEDPKYPPLRVEQSYIDKLEADCDRFLEELEKLRSFILPGGTPGAALLHQACTVVRRAERSTWAAFEVHGEVMNPLTATYLNRLSDLLFILARVANKEVGDVLWVPGGER, encoded by the coding sequence ATGGTCAACCTGACGCGCATCTACACCCGTACCGGCGACAAGGGCACCACCGCCCTGGGCGACATGAGCCGCACCGCCAAGACCGATCTGCGGATCTCGGCGTACGCCGACGCCAATGAGGCCAATGCCGCCATCGGGACGGCGATCGCCCTCGGCCAGCTCGACGAGGCCGTGGTCAAGGTCCTCGTCCGGGTCCAGAACGACCTCTTCGACGTGGGGGCGGATCTGTCGACTCCGGTGGTCGAGGACCCCAAGTACCCGCCGCTTCGCGTCGAGCAGTCGTACATCGACAAGCTGGAGGCGGACTGCGACCGCTTCCTGGAGGAACTGGAGAAGCTGCGCAGCTTCATCCTGCCGGGGGGTACGCCGGGAGCGGCGCTGCTGCATCAGGCGTGCACGGTGGTGCGGCGGGCGGAGCGGTCGACGTGGGCGGCGTTCGAGGTCCACGGCGAGGTGATGAACCCGCTGACGGCGACGTATCTGAACCGCCTGTCCGACCTCCTTTTCATCCTGGCCAGGGTGGCCAACAAGGAGGTCGGGGACGTGCTGTGGGTACCGGGCGGCGAGCGGTAG
- the nucS gene encoding endonuclease NucS, with the protein MRLVIARCSVDYAGRLTAHLPSAPRLILVKADGSVSIHADDRAYKPLNWMSPPCTLKEGTGDDAGTWTVINKAGEKLIITMEEVLHDSSHELGVDPGLIKDGVEAHLQELLADRIDTLGEGYSLIRREYPTAIGPVDILCRDADGATVAVELKRRGDIDGVEQLTRYLELLNRDPHLAPVKGIFAAQEIKPQARVLATDRGIGCVVLDYNAMRGIEDDKLRLF; encoded by the coding sequence ATGCGTCTCGTCATTGCCCGCTGCTCCGTGGACTACGCGGGCCGGCTCACCGCCCACTTGCCCTCCGCCCCCCGTCTGATCCTGGTGAAGGCGGACGGCAGCGTGTCGATCCACGCCGACGACCGGGCGTACAAACCGCTCAACTGGATGTCCCCGCCATGCACCCTCAAGGAGGGCACGGGCGACGACGCCGGCACCTGGACGGTGATCAACAAGGCGGGCGAGAAATTGATCATCACCATGGAGGAAGTCCTCCACGACTCGTCCCACGAACTGGGCGTCGACCCCGGTCTCATCAAGGACGGCGTGGAAGCGCACCTCCAGGAGCTGCTGGCCGACCGCATCGACACGCTCGGCGAGGGCTACTCGCTGATCCGCCGCGAGTACCCGACGGCCATCGGCCCGGTGGACATCCTGTGCCGCGACGCGGACGGCGCGACGGTCGCGGTGGAGCTCAAGCGGCGCGGTGACATCGACGGCGTGGAGCAGCTCACCCGCTACCTCGAACTGCTCAACCGCGACCCGCACCTGGCGCCGGTGAAGGGCATCTTCGCCGCGCAGGAGATCAAGCCGCAGGCGCGCGTACTGGCGACCGACCGCGGCATCGGCTGTGTCGTCCTGGACTACAACGCGATGCGCGGCATCGAGGACGACAAGCTCCGCCTGTTCTGA